The following is a genomic window from Desulfofarcimen acetoxidans DSM 771.
AAAGGAACATTACGAAATACTGGTGGCTACTAGTGGCAGCAGGGCTATTGAGGTGGCATTGAAAAACCAACCGGATTTAATACTTATGGATGTTGTCATGCCGGGTATGGATGGATTAGAAACTTGCAGGCGGCTAAAAGAAAATACGCTGACAGCAGAAATACCGGTTATTTTTCTTACCGCTATGTCTGAAAGCTCTGATGTAATAAAAGGTTTTGAAGTTGGCGGTCAGGACTATGTTGTGAAACCTTTTAATAAAATAGAGGTCATTGCCCGGGTAAAAAACCATATGGAGTTGAGAAAATCAAAAGAAAAGATTAAACAATATGCCTTGGAATTAGAACGAAAAAATGAAGAATTGCAACAGTTATTACAAAAAGTTGAACAAATAGCGATAACGGACTTCCTAACGGGAATAACCAACAGGCGTTTTGCCATTGACAGAATGAATGAAGAATTATCAAGAATTAATCGTGGTGAAGATGGTTTTTCCCTTTTAATGATAGATATTGACAACTTTAAGGACATAAATGATTCTCATGGACATGAATGTGGGGACTATATTTTAAAAGATGTAGTGAATTTAATCAAGTCTGTTTTGCGAAATTATGACATGATGGCTCGGTGGGGCGGAGAAGAATTTTTAGTCATGTTACCGAGTACAGAAATAAACGATGCAAAAATAGTAGCCGAAAAAATCATTTCTAA
Proteins encoded in this region:
- a CDS encoding diguanylate cyclase, translated to MNKVLIVDDVPVSIKVLGELLKEHYEILVATSGSRAIEVALKNQPDLILMDVVMPGMDGLETCRRLKENTLTAEIPVIFLTAMSESSDVIKGFEVGGQDYVVKPFNKIEVIARVKNHMELRKSKEKIKQYALELERKNEELQQLLQKVEQIAITDFLTGITNRRFAIDRMNEELSRINRGEDGFSLLMIDIDNFKDINDSHGHECGDYILKDVVNLIKSVLRNYDMMARWGGEEFLVMLPSTEINDAKIVAEKIISNVRTQIFTYKGNSFHVTITAGVAQHQAGDDLDSIIKRADEAMYHGKKSGKNCVKNSCH